From Mucilaginibacter inviolabilis, a single genomic window includes:
- the secDF gene encoding protein translocase subunit SecDF — protein MQGKGVIKFFAILLAVVCLYQLSFTWVARKVESDAKVYSKGNPEREKAYLDSMSTQPVYPLFKHNYQYVKQRELALGLDLKGGMNVTMQISLDELVRKIANNNPDVVFNQALANADKLQANAQTTQKDYITLFVSEYEKLNPNGKLAAIFSTKDNQDHLKFNASNSEVTAYLKDQANTAVKQSYTVLNTRINQFGVTQPNIQLEQSSNRILVELPGVKEPERVRKLLQGSAKLEFYETYDNAEAYQYLINIDNLLAAKNKTAKADSSKAKAATTTAAAKTDTAAKAGSLLSKVQKNAAKDTSAAALANKTQFTALHPLFSVLSPNIGQDASGQQQLGQGPVVGYAPLRDTAKVNSYLHSADVQAVIPRNLKFLWEVKPLKNNKDKAFALYAIKLTGADNGPVLSGDVINDARADNDPKGNPEVVMIMNSEGAQKWRTITAEASSGTNKKAVAIVLDDNVYSAPNVQNEISGGVSSISGNFTIEDTRDLANVLKAGRLPAPAHIISESVVGPSLGQEAISAGVTSSILGLVVVLIFMIAYYNRAGTVAVVAVIINIFFLMGVLTSLGAVLTLPGIAGIVLTLGIAVDANVLVYERVREELGLGKSLRIAVADGFKHALPSILDSQISTFLTGVILFVFGSGPIQGFATTLMIGIVTSLFCSLLISRVIFEWMLDKGWDIKFSNPWSSHTFKNANFKFVKNRIKFYILSGSFIALGLISIFTRGFNYGVDFEGGRNYVISFPNKGVTTEAIHDAVDATLGRGTEVKTFGADKISITTNLMIKDNNAAADAKVRNILVQALSTKEATRITDKDIVGFSKVSATVADELKTSAIYTVLFAIFVISAYILIRFRKWQFSLGAMVATAHDALLVLSFFSIFKDILPFSLDIDQAFIAAILTVIGYSINDTVVVFDRIREFLELHHAKTDNPEEVINQAINSTLSRTIITALTVVFVLIVLFIFGGDVIKGFSFALLIGVIFGTYSSICVATPVIVDFGKKDLR, from the coding sequence ATGCAAGGTAAAGGGGTTATTAAATTTTTCGCCATTCTGCTGGCTGTAGTATGCTTATACCAGCTATCTTTCACGTGGGTGGCGCGCAAAGTTGAAAGTGATGCCAAAGTATATTCAAAGGGTAACCCTGAGAGAGAAAAAGCGTATCTGGATTCTATGTCTACACAACCGGTATATCCGTTGTTCAAACACAATTATCAATACGTTAAGCAAAGAGAATTAGCATTGGGCCTCGACCTTAAGGGGGGGATGAATGTTACTATGCAAATTTCGCTCGACGAATTGGTGAGGAAAATTGCCAACAACAATCCTGATGTGGTGTTCAACCAGGCTTTGGCTAATGCCGACAAATTACAGGCAAACGCGCAAACCACTCAAAAGGATTACATCACACTTTTTGTTAGTGAGTATGAGAAGCTGAATCCAAACGGTAAACTGGCTGCTATCTTTTCAACAAAAGACAACCAGGATCACTTAAAGTTTAACGCCTCTAACAGCGAAGTTACTGCTTATCTGAAAGATCAGGCTAACACAGCGGTAAAACAATCGTATACTGTTTTGAACACCCGTATCAACCAGTTTGGTGTTACGCAGCCTAACATTCAATTAGAGCAAAGTTCAAATCGTATTTTGGTTGAGCTGCCGGGTGTAAAAGAACCAGAACGTGTTCGCAAATTGTTACAAGGTTCTGCCAAGTTAGAGTTCTATGAAACCTATGATAATGCCGAGGCTTATCAATACCTGATCAATATTGACAATTTGCTGGCTGCAAAAAATAAAACAGCAAAAGCAGATTCATCAAAAGCCAAAGCTGCTACAACAACTGCTGCCGCTAAAACTGATACTGCTGCTAAAGCAGGTTCATTATTGAGTAAAGTTCAAAAAAATGCTGCTAAAGATACATCTGCAGCGGCATTAGCTAACAAAACGCAATTTACAGCATTGCACCCACTGTTTTCAGTGTTGTCTCCAAACATTGGTCAGGATGCAAGCGGTCAGCAGCAATTAGGCCAGGGCCCTGTTGTAGGCTATGCTCCACTAAGAGACACTGCTAAAGTTAACTCTTACCTGCATAGTGCCGATGTACAAGCGGTAATACCACGCAACCTGAAATTTCTTTGGGAAGTAAAACCACTAAAAAACAACAAGGACAAAGCATTTGCATTATACGCTATCAAATTAACAGGTGCCGACAACGGCCCGGTATTATCTGGCGATGTGATCAATGACGCTCGTGCCGATAATGATCCTAAGGGAAATCCGGAGGTTGTGATGATCATGAACTCAGAAGGTGCCCAGAAATGGCGTACCATTACTGCCGAGGCATCATCAGGCACTAACAAAAAAGCAGTAGCCATTGTATTGGACGATAATGTTTACTCTGCACCAAACGTACAGAATGAAATCTCAGGTGGTGTATCTTCTATCTCCGGAAACTTTACTATTGAAGATACCAGGGATTTGGCCAACGTATTAAAAGCGGGTCGTTTACCTGCTCCGGCTCACATTATATCAGAATCGGTAGTAGGTCCGTCATTAGGCCAGGAAGCTATTAGTGCTGGTGTTACATCAAGCATATTAGGCTTGGTTGTAGTATTGATATTCATGATTGCTTATTACAACCGTGCGGGTACCGTAGCGGTAGTAGCGGTTATCATCAACATATTTTTCCTGATGGGCGTATTAACCAGCTTAGGTGCTGTATTAACTTTACCAGGTATTGCCGGTATCGTGCTCACATTGGGTATTGCGGTTGATGCCAACGTATTGGTTTACGAACGCGTTCGTGAAGAGCTGGGTTTAGGTAAATCATTAAGAATAGCCGTAGCAGATGGTTTCAAACACGCTTTACCATCTATCCTCGATTCGCAGATCAGTACATTCTTAACTGGTGTGATCCTGTTTGTGTTTGGTTCAGGTCCGATACAGGGTTTTGCGACCACTCTGATGATTGGTATCGTTACTTCATTATTCTGCTCTTTGCTAATCTCAAGAGTTATATTTGAGTGGATGTTGGATAAAGGTTGGGATATCAAATTCTCAAACCCATGGAGCTCGCATACTTTCAAAAACGCCAACTTCAAGTTTGTAAAGAATCGTATTAAATTTTATATCCTTTCGGGCTCATTTATCGCCCTGGGTTTAATTTCTATCTTCACCCGTGGATTTAACTACGGTGTGGATTTTGAAGGCGGTCGTAACTATGTCATTTCTTTCCCTAATAAAGGCGTCACTACCGAAGCTATTCATGATGCTGTTGATGCTACATTGGGTCGTGGTACCGAGGTTAAAACATTTGGCGCCGACAAGATTAGCATCACTACCAACTTAATGATCAAGGATAACAATGCTGCAGCAGACGCTAAAGTAAGGAACATATTGGTACAGGCACTGAGTACCAAAGAGGCAACCCGTATAACCGATAAGGATATAGTAGGTTTTTCAAAAGTAAGCGCTACTGTTGCTGATGAATTAAAAACATCAGCTATCTATACCGTATTGTTCGCCATATTTGTGATCTCGGCTTACATCCTGATCCGTTTCCGCAAATGGCAGTTCAGTTTAGGTGCGATGGTTGCAACCGCGCATGACGCCTTACTGGTATTATCGTTCTTCTCCATATTCAAGGATATACTTCCATTCTCGCTGGATATTGACCAAGCGTTTATCGCAGCGATATTAACTGTAATTGGTTACTCTATCAATGATACCGTGGTTGTATTTGACAGGATCCGCGAGTTCCTGGAACTACACCATGCTAAAACTGACAACCCGGAAGAAGTAATTAACCAGGCAATCAACAGTACGTTGAGCCGTACTATCATTACTGCTTTAACTGTGGTATTCGTATTGATCGTGTTGTTCATATTTGGTGGCGACGTGATCAAAGGATTCTCGTTCGCTTTATTGATTGGTGTGATCTTCGGAACATACTCATCTATCTGCGTAGCTACACCGGTTATTGTTGACTTTGGTAAAAAAGACCTGAGATAA
- a CDS encoding dihydrofolate reductase produces MTTSIIVATAKNHAIGKDNKLLWYLPNDLKHFKDVTTGHTVIMGRKTYESVGKPLPKRRNIVVTQQSIAIEGCEVAGSIEDALELCIGEEEVFIVGGAQIYRQAISLTDRVYLTVIDQDFDGDTFFPELDPQEWKETERENFEPDEKNKYTYSFITLERR; encoded by the coding sequence ATGACCACATCTATCATAGTTGCTACAGCCAAAAACCACGCTATAGGCAAAGACAATAAATTACTCTGGTACTTACCTAACGATCTGAAACATTTTAAGGATGTCACCACCGGACACACCGTAATCATGGGGCGTAAAACCTATGAGTCGGTTGGCAAACCATTACCCAAACGTCGTAACATAGTAGTAACCCAGCAGTCCATCGCTATTGAGGGCTGTGAAGTTGCAGGTTCTATAGAAGACGCCCTGGAGCTTTGCATTGGCGAGGAGGAAGTATTTATCGTTGGTGGCGCCCAAATTTACCGGCAAGCCATTTCACTTACCGACCGGGTTTACTTAACCGTGATCGACCAGGATTTTGATGGCGACACTTTTTTCCCTGAATTAGATCCACAGGAATGGAAAGAGACAGAAAGGGAAAACTTTGAACCCGACGAAAAAAACAAGTACACCTACTCCTTCATCACGTTGGAACGCAGGTAA
- a CDS encoding type II toxin-antitoxin system death-on-curing family toxin produces MIDFQTTLLIHNILIEKFGGVKGIRDQGGLEAAIARPNATFDGLDLYPEAIDKAAAIFESIIINHPFLDGNKRTAYALLRLTLLDFELDIYATEDEKYDMTISASKGELNFDGIKLWLAEKVKQIN; encoded by the coding sequence ATGATCGACTTTCAAACAACTCTTTTAATCCACAATATTTTAATTGAAAAGTTTGGTGGCGTTAAAGGTATAAGAGACCAGGGAGGGTTAGAAGCTGCTATAGCCCGCCCCAATGCAACCTTTGACGGACTGGATCTGTACCCAGAAGCCATTGACAAAGCTGCCGCTATCTTTGAAAGTATTATCATTAATCATCCCTTTCTTGATGGTAACAAAAGAACTGCCTATGCTTTACTCAGACTGACACTTCTTGATTTTGAACTTGATATCTATGCCACTGAAGATGAAAAATATGATATGACAATATCAGCAAGTAAAGGAGAATTAAATTTTGATGGTATAAAATTATGGCTGGCTGAAAAAGTTAAGCAAATAAATTAA
- a CDS encoding thymidylate synthase, producing MKQYLDLMSHVMETGAQKHDRTGTGTVSVFGYQMRFNLKDGFPMVTTKKLHLKSIIHELIWFLSGDTNISYLKENGVRIWDEWADAEGNLGPVYGYQWRSWPKPDGGHIDQITQVVNQIKNNPDSRRMIVSAWNVADVNQMALPPCHSLFQFYVEPPNLGKGETKGKLSCQLYQRSADIFLGVPFNIASYALLTMMMAQVCDLDYGDFIHTFGDAHLYNNHMDQAHLQLSREPRPLPTMKINPEVKDIFAFKFEDFTLENYDPWPHIKAEVAV from the coding sequence ATGAAACAGTATCTCGATTTGATGAGCCATGTAATGGAAACCGGCGCGCAGAAGCACGACAGGACAGGAACCGGTACGGTAAGTGTGTTTGGCTACCAGATGCGTTTCAACCTCAAAGATGGCTTCCCGATGGTAACCACCAAAAAGCTGCACCTTAAATCCATCATCCACGAGCTGATCTGGTTTTTGAGCGGCGATACCAATATCAGCTACCTGAAAGAAAACGGCGTTCGCATTTGGGATGAGTGGGCCGATGCCGAAGGCAACCTCGGGCCGGTGTATGGTTATCAGTGGCGTTCGTGGCCAAAACCCGACGGAGGTCACATCGACCAGATAACCCAGGTGGTCAATCAAATTAAAAACAATCCCGATTCGCGCCGCATGATTGTATCGGCATGGAACGTGGCCGACGTTAATCAGATGGCCTTGCCGCCTTGTCATAGTTTGTTTCAGTTTTATGTGGAGCCCCCAAACCTGGGCAAAGGCGAAACAAAAGGCAAACTGTCTTGTCAATTGTATCAACGAAGCGCCGATATATTTTTGGGTGTACCATTTAACATCGCATCTTATGCTCTGCTCACGATGATGATGGCACAGGTTTGTGATCTGGATTATGGCGACTTCATTCATACCTTTGGCGATGCTCACCTGTACAATAACCACATGGATCAGGCCCATCTGCAATTAAGCCGTGAGCCTCGTCCCCTGCCAACCATGAAGATTAATCCTGAAGTGAAAGACATCTTCGCCTTTAAGTTTGAAGATTTCACTTTGGAGAACTATGACCCATGGCCGCACATTAAGGCCGAGGTGGCGGTGTAG
- the ispE gene encoding 4-(cytidine 5'-diphospho)-2-C-methyl-D-erythritol kinase: MILFPNAKINIGLNITERRPDGYHNLETIFYPINIKDALEVVESDQLSFESSGLDIPGRAEDNLCIKGYHLLKNDYDLPPVSIHLHKNIPIGAGLGGGSADAAYFIRLMNQQFELGLSVEEMTGYARKLGADCAFFIENKPVFAFEKGDEFESIRLDLSNYKIALVMPDVHISTAEAYRGVKPALVKESLFDLIAEQPITEWKRYIKNDFELSIFKNHAEIRGVKASLYEAGAIYASMSGSGASVFGIFEQTPDLRHLEAENEVFYDV; encoded by the coding sequence ATGATCCTTTTTCCCAACGCAAAAATAAACATTGGCCTCAACATTACCGAACGCCGGCCCGATGGTTATCATAATCTGGAAACCATTTTTTATCCCATCAACATCAAGGACGCGCTTGAGGTTGTAGAGAGTGATCAATTGAGTTTTGAATCCTCCGGTTTGGATATCCCCGGGAGGGCGGAGGATAATCTTTGTATCAAAGGATATCACCTTTTGAAAAATGATTATGACCTGCCGCCGGTGAGTATTCATCTGCATAAGAATATTCCTATAGGAGCCGGGCTTGGTGGAGGATCTGCTGATGCCGCTTATTTTATCAGGCTGATGAATCAACAGTTTGAATTGGGGTTATCCGTGGAGGAAATGACGGGTTATGCCCGCAAGCTTGGTGCCGACTGCGCTTTTTTTATCGAGAATAAACCTGTATTCGCTTTTGAGAAGGGCGACGAGTTTGAATCGATCAGGTTGGATCTGTCCAACTATAAAATTGCTTTGGTGATGCCCGATGTTCACATATCAACTGCCGAAGCTTACAGAGGGGTGAAGCCTGCACTGGTAAAAGAATCATTATTTGATCTCATCGCAGAGCAGCCCATCACTGAATGGAAAAGGTATATTAAAAATGATTTCGAGCTATCGATTTTCAAGAACCACGCGGAGATACGGGGCGTTAAAGCATCCTTGTACGAAGCCGGTGCTATCTACGCCAGCATGAGCGGGAGTGGAGCCTCGGTGTTTGGCATATTTGAGCAAACACCAGATCTGCGGCACCTGGAAGCAGAGAATGAAGTGTTTTACGATGTGTAG
- a CDS encoding NAD(P)-dependent oxidoreductase: MEKKIGFIGLGNIGMPMAQNLIKSGYHLQVYNRTHSKTDELDQAYVTKCQTPADASEGAHIVITVLSDDDVLKEITLGDQGILEKLPEHALHISMSTVSPETSEQLTLLHEEAGNHYLAAPVFGRAEAAAARKLWICVSGNQHAKDTARPILDCLGQGVIDFGESAGGANVVKIAGNFMIMASMEMMAEAYTLAEKNGLDRAQVANFFGSTLFNVPIFQNYGRAIANKQYEPVGFKSKLGYKDARLAFKLSQTSQTPMPLVNTLHSRLLSAVAKGWGETDWIEAIGRGVSEDAGV, encoded by the coding sequence ATGGAAAAGAAAATCGGCTTTATCGGCCTTGGTAACATAGGCATGCCTATGGCTCAAAATCTTATCAAGTCGGGCTATCACTTACAGGTTTATAATCGCACCCATTCAAAAACCGATGAGCTCGATCAGGCATACGTCACCAAATGCCAAACGCCTGCCGATGCATCCGAAGGAGCCCACATCGTGATCACCGTACTTTCTGACGATGATGTTCTGAAGGAAATAACTTTGGGTGATCAGGGCATATTGGAAAAATTACCTGAGCACGCGCTGCACATTTCCATGAGCACTGTTTCGCCCGAAACGTCTGAACAGCTTACCTTGCTTCATGAAGAAGCCGGCAACCATTATCTGGCAGCTCCGGTATTTGGCCGGGCCGAAGCAGCAGCAGCCCGCAAACTCTGGATCTGTGTATCCGGCAACCAACACGCCAAAGATACTGCCAGGCCGATACTGGATTGCCTTGGTCAGGGAGTGATTGATTTTGGCGAATCGGCAGGTGGAGCGAATGTGGTAAAAATTGCAGGCAACTTTATGATCATGGCTTCGATGGAGATGATGGCGGAAGCTTATACACTCGCAGAGAAGAACGGACTGGACAGGGCACAGGTAGCCAACTTTTTCGGATCGACGCTGTTCAACGTCCCCATTTTTCAAAACTATGGCCGGGCCATCGCCAACAAACAATATGAGCCGGTAGGTTTCAAGTCGAAATTAGGCTATAAGGACGCGCGTCTTGCATTTAAACTATCCCAGACAAGCCAGACACCCATGCCACTGGTGAACACTCTACACAGCCGCTTATTGAGCGCCGTAGCAAAAGGCTGGGGCGAGACTGATTGGATAGAGGCTATTGGACGTGGCGTAAGTGAAGATGCAGGAGTGTGA
- a CDS encoding DMT family transporter, giving the protein MVVTKSNKESLNKNLIILHFTVFIWGFTGILGNLITISAVQLVWYRVLIAVISLFLYFNFNKTSIKVDRKTFLKMAFTGALVGGHWVLFFASIKLSTVPVTLVCLSSITLFTAIFEPLLNKTKISKLEIMAGLLIITGIVLIFKFESHYTKGIITGLVSAVCASLFSIINSKLVKKNEAPIIAFYELTGAFFWISIYLLLTIGFNSSLILNPKDIGYLLLLGTICTSLAYVAGVSVMRELSAFKVALITNLEPVYGILMSFIFFGDMNKMTIGFWVGAVIILSTIFLYPVAQKQIAKRKVRS; this is encoded by the coding sequence ATAGTGGTCACAAAAAGCAATAAGGAGAGCCTTAACAAGAACCTGATCATCCTCCATTTCACTGTTTTTATCTGGGGATTTACTGGTATTTTGGGTAATTTGATAACCATTTCTGCAGTACAATTGGTATGGTACAGGGTGCTTATTGCCGTTATATCTTTGTTTTTATACTTCAATTTTAACAAAACAAGTATCAAAGTTGACAGAAAAACGTTCCTAAAAATGGCTTTTACGGGCGCCTTAGTTGGCGGTCATTGGGTGCTTTTCTTTGCTTCCATCAAGCTATCTACGGTTCCGGTAACGCTGGTTTGCCTCTCCAGCATCACTTTATTTACGGCAATATTTGAACCTTTATTGAATAAAACAAAGATCTCAAAACTAGAGATCATGGCAGGTTTGCTAATCATAACCGGCATTGTTTTAATATTTAAATTTGAATCACATTACACTAAGGGCATCATTACCGGACTCGTAAGCGCCGTTTGCGCAAGTCTTTTTTCGATCATCAATTCAAAACTTGTAAAGAAAAACGAAGCACCTATCATTGCTTTTTATGAGCTGACAGGAGCATTTTTTTGGATATCCATATATCTCTTATTGACCATTGGATTTAACAGCTCGCTCATTCTAAACCCAAAAGATATCGGCTATCTGCTACTGCTTGGCACCATATGTACATCACTTGCCTACGTTGCCGGAGTATCCGTAATGCGCGAACTTTCGGCTTTTAAAGTAGCCCTCATCACTAACCTTGAGCCGGTCTATGGTATCCTGATGTCGTTCATTTTTTTCGGTGATATGAATAAAATGACGATAGGTTTCTGGGTGGGAGCGGTCATTATTTTGTCTACAATATTCCTATATCCCGTAGCTCAAAAGCAAATCGCCAAACGAAAAGTAAGGTCTTAA